Proteins from a single region of Flavobacterium sp. YJ01:
- a CDS encoding molybdenum cofactor biosynthesis protein MoaE: protein MSKNVFVEGPISPEFIAESIAKHQSKHTIGAHNIFLGQVRADVIHDNTVVAIDYSAYTDMANEALYSIREKAFAKFDLTCMHIYHSLGVVKAGEICLFVFVSATRRKQVYEATEAIVNWIKTDVPIFGKEMFENDTFTWKQNS from the coding sequence ATGAGTAAAAATGTATTTGTAGAAGGACCAATTTCTCCTGAATTTATAGCTGAATCGATTGCCAAACATCAATCTAAACACACAATTGGAGCGCACAACATTTTTTTAGGACAAGTTCGTGCCGATGTTATTCACGATAACACTGTTGTAGCAATTGATTATTCAGCTTATACGGATATGGCAAACGAAGCGTTATATAGCATTCGCGAAAAAGCTTTCGCCAAATTCGATTTAACTTGTATGCACATATATCATAGTTTAGGCGTTGTAAAAGCGGGCGAAATCTGTTTATTCGTTTTTGTTTCGGCAACACGACGCAAACAAGTTTATGAAGCAACAGAGGCCATCGTAAACTGGATTAAAACCGATGTACCGATTTTTGGTAAAGAAATGTTTGAGAACGATACATTCACTTGGAAACAAAATAGTTAA
- a CDS encoding HesA/MoeB/ThiF family protein, which produces MKESTRYNRQIILPEIGEEGQYKLSKSKVLVIGAGGLGAAILPYLAAAGVGEIGIIDHDTIEISNLHRQVIYRTSAVGKSKAEQAKIMISELNPDIKVTAFTEKLSGKNAIALFEKYDIIVDATDSISIKYLINDACLLTNKPMVYGSIFRFQGQVSVFNYQNGPTYRCLYPDENQNLLNCEDAGVIGITVGIIGMFQANEVIKIILEIGEVLNGKILIYNILNNEQQKYDFEKTSNLQIISEDFERKYNSDENQAQEINFDSVLDEIENDEVLFLDVRNRDESPKISLKNQIQIPLMHLEKEIEKLNKNQTIYIFCQSGIRSKIAIEVLQKNKFKNVKSIAGGALAMKTLLKEKINS; this is translated from the coding sequence ATGAAAGAGTCAACTAGATATAACAGACAAATTATACTTCCAGAAATAGGAGAGGAAGGCCAATATAAATTATCGAAATCAAAAGTTTTGGTAATTGGTGCAGGAGGTTTGGGCGCAGCAATTTTACCATATTTAGCGGCTGCTGGAGTTGGCGAAATCGGAATTATAGATCATGACACTATCGAAATTTCGAATCTGCATCGTCAGGTAATTTACAGAACTTCGGCCGTTGGAAAATCAAAAGCTGAACAGGCTAAAATCATGATTTCAGAATTGAATCCTGATATTAAAGTAACAGCTTTTACAGAAAAATTATCTGGAAAAAATGCGATTGCATTATTTGAAAAATATGACATAATCGTTGATGCAACAGACAGTATTTCGATTAAATATTTAATAAACGACGCTTGTTTGTTAACCAATAAGCCAATGGTTTACGGTTCTATTTTTAGATTTCAAGGGCAGGTTTCGGTTTTCAATTATCAAAACGGACCAACTTATAGATGTTTGTATCCTGATGAAAATCAAAATCTCTTAAACTGCGAAGATGCTGGCGTAATAGGAATTACAGTTGGAATTATTGGAATGTTTCAAGCAAATGAAGTCATAAAAATAATTCTCGAAATTGGTGAAGTTTTAAACGGGAAAATATTGATTTACAATATTCTGAACAACGAACAACAGAAATATGATTTTGAAAAAACTTCTAATCTTCAGATAATAAGTGAAGATTTTGAACGGAAATATAATTCAGATGAAAATCAGGCTCAAGAAATAAATTTTGATTCGGTTTTGGATGAAATTGAAAATGATGAGGTTTTATTTTTAGATGTTAGAAATAGGGACGAATCGCCGAAAATCAGTTTAAAAAATCAAATCCAGATTCCGTTAATGCATTTAGAAAAGGAAATTGAAAAACTGAATAAAAATCAAACTATTTATATTTTCTGTCAATCTGGAATAAGAAGTAAAATTGCAATAGAAGTCCTTCAGAAAAATAAGTTTAAGAATGTAAAAAGTATTGCAGGCGGAGCTTTAGCAATGAAAACTTTATTAAAAGAAAAAATAAATAGTTAA
- a CDS encoding molybdenum cofactor guanylyltransferase — translation METLTVFILCGGKSSRMKSEKGLVLFQEKPFIEHIIQAILPITDKIKLVTASKEYDYLEYEKIPDLVLDKGPLGGIYTALSHSETEFNLILSCDIPLISTELLQELISKHTKEAEITVFATESKTHPLIGIYSKSIVPIIKEAIEANELKMMDLLAKLPHQIINIEESENFHLTNINSTDELNDLNINLI, via the coding sequence ATGGAAACACTTACAGTATTTATTCTTTGTGGAGGAAAAAGTTCCAGAATGAAATCGGAGAAAGGATTGGTTTTGTTTCAGGAAAAACCATTTATAGAACATATTATTCAGGCAATTTTGCCTATTACAGATAAAATAAAATTAGTTACGGCTTCAAAAGAATATGATTATTTGGAGTATGAAAAAATCCCAGATTTGGTTTTAGATAAAGGACCGTTGGGCGGAATTTATACGGCTTTATCACATTCTGAAACTGAATTCAATCTAATTTTGAGCTGTGATATTCCGTTAATTTCAACAGAATTATTACAGGAATTAATTTCAAAACATACCAAAGAAGCTGAAATTACAGTTTTTGCTACCGAAAGTAAAACACATCCTTTAATCGGAATTTATTCTAAAAGTATTGTTCCGATAATTAAAGAAGCAATTGAAGCGAACGAATTGAAAATGATGGATTTGCTGGCGAAATTACCGCATCAGATTATCAATATAGAAGAAAGCGAGAACTTTCATTTAACCAATATTAATTCGACTGATGAATTAAACGATCTGAATATCAATTTAATTTAA
- a CDS encoding Rieske (2Fe-2S) protein, with the protein MSKEDNLNQNWKKDFPIKKQESTQVSRRDFAKFLTFVSGGLMVGSGFVTAKAFLLPKEEVQGEHFICNKEDVPVGGTRGFVLEGSTIPYILIHLESGEFRAYEQKCTHLSCSVYYKPGTGIIHCPCHEGSFDASTGDVIAGPPPRALPQLEVVFKENAVFVKAMIEKKDI; encoded by the coding sequence ATGTCAAAAGAAGATAATTTAAATCAAAACTGGAAGAAAGATTTCCCCATAAAAAAACAGGAATCTACACAAGTCAGCCGACGCGATTTTGCTAAATTCCTGACTTTTGTTTCTGGTGGATTAATGGTTGGAAGCGGATTCGTAACTGCAAAAGCCTTTTTATTGCCAAAAGAAGAAGTACAAGGCGAACATTTTATCTGCAATAAAGAAGATGTTCCTGTTGGAGGAACAAGAGGTTTTGTTTTAGAAGGAAGTACAATTCCATATATATTAATTCACTTAGAAAGCGGAGAATTTAGAGCTTATGAACAAAAATGCACACACCTTTCTTGTTCAGTATATTACAAACCAGGCACTGGAATTATACATTGTCCGTGTCACGAAGGTTCATTTGACGCTTCGACTGGAGATGTTATTGCCGGACCGCCGCCACGAGCTTTACCACAATTAGAAGTGGTTTTTAAAGAAAATGCTGTTTTTGTAAAAGCAATGATTGAGAAAAAAGACATCTAG
- the cobA gene encoding uroporphyrinogen-III C-methyltransferase, translating to MRDLKTPKLTIVGAGPGDIELITLKAIKALKSADVVLYDALVNEELLGYASNAEIVFVGKRLGCHAYTQDQINDLIVSMAKKHGHVVRLKGGDPFVFGRGSEEIEFAEDFGIETAIVPGISSALGVPASVGISLTQRKVAESFWVITGTTSDHKLSKDIQLASKSAATVVVLMGMHKLDEIISIYQQNRNDDLPVAIIQNGTKNSEQKVIGTINTITKLVSEKNISSPAIIVIGEVVRNTSTWISYFQEHFEDEFIFQNLNL from the coding sequence ATGCGAGATTTAAAAACCCCAAAATTGACGATTGTAGGCGCTGGTCCTGGTGATATTGAATTGATTACGTTAAAAGCAATTAAAGCTTTAAAAAGTGCCGATGTAGTTTTGTACGATGCCTTAGTAAACGAAGAATTGCTAGGATATGCATCAAATGCTGAAATTGTTTTTGTTGGAAAACGTTTAGGCTGTCACGCTTACACACAAGATCAGATTAACGATTTGATTGTTTCGATGGCAAAAAAACACGGACATGTTGTTCGTTTAAAAGGTGGCGATCCTTTTGTTTTTGGAAGAGGAAGTGAAGAAATTGAATTTGCTGAAGATTTTGGAATTGAAACCGCAATTGTTCCCGGAATTTCTTCAGCTTTAGGAGTTCCTGCTTCAGTTGGAATTAGTTTGACGCAGCGTAAAGTTGCCGAAAGTTTTTGGGTAATTACCGGAACAACTTCTGATCACAAGTTGTCAAAAGATATTCAACTGGCTTCGAAATCTGCAGCAACTGTAGTTGTTTTAATGGGAATGCATAAATTAGACGAAATCATTTCGATTTATCAACAAAACAGAAATGACGATCTGCCAGTCGCAATTATCCAAAACGGTACAAAAAATTCAGAGCAAAAAGTAATTGGAACTATCAATACAATTACTAAATTGGTATCTGAAAAAAATATATCATCGCCAGCAATTATTGTAATTGGCGAAGTGGTAAGAAATACATCGACCTGGATTTCGTATTTTCAAGAACACTTTGAAGACGAATTTATTTTCCAGAATTTAAATTTATAA
- the moaA gene encoding GTP 3',8-cyclase MoaA translates to MTASNTILTDGFGRKHNYLRISLLEKCNLRCTYCMPADGIALSPKASLMTADEIFAIAQTFVKNGVDKIRLTGGEPLLRKDFPEIVSKLSELEVSLSITTNGILIDRHIETLKEFKIKKINLSLDTLVSSKFNSITLRNQFDKVINNLHLLLNNDFEVKVNVVLMKGFNDNEIVDFIKLTKFLPISVRFIEFMPFAGNEWDRSKMVSQNEILSLVENCFSSKEIKKLDDEKNFTARTYKINNFQGNFGIISSITNPFCDSCNRIRLTANGKIKNCLFSNSETDLLTAFRNGESITDLISESIKNKKKVRAGMVSVSEMDDPKKHFDNRSMIAIGG, encoded by the coding sequence ATGACAGCCTCTAACACTATTTTAACGGATGGTTTTGGGCGTAAGCATAATTATCTACGCATTTCTTTGCTGGAAAAATGCAACCTGCGTTGTACATATTGCATGCCAGCAGATGGAATTGCGCTTTCTCCAAAAGCAAGTCTAATGACTGCCGACGAGATTTTTGCAATTGCCCAGACTTTCGTAAAAAATGGTGTTGACAAAATTAGATTGACAGGAGGAGAACCTCTTTTGAGAAAAGATTTTCCAGAAATTGTTTCTAAATTATCAGAATTGGAAGTTTCTCTTTCTATCACAACAAACGGAATTTTGATAGATCGTCATATCGAGACTTTAAAGGAGTTTAAAATTAAAAAGATCAATTTGAGTTTAGACACTCTGGTTTCATCAAAATTTAATTCGATAACGCTTAGAAATCAGTTTGATAAAGTTATTAATAATCTTCATTTGCTTTTAAATAATGATTTTGAAGTAAAAGTAAATGTCGTTTTGATGAAAGGATTTAATGATAACGAGATAGTCGATTTTATAAAACTGACTAAGTTTCTTCCAATTTCTGTCCGATTTATTGAGTTTATGCCTTTTGCTGGAAATGAGTGGGATAGAAGTAAAATGGTTTCTCAAAATGAGATTTTATCTTTAGTTGAAAACTGTTTTTCTTCAAAAGAAATAAAAAAATTAGATGACGAAAAAAACTTCACAGCCAGAACTTATAAAATAAATAATTTTCAAGGCAATTTCGGAATCATAAGTTCTATTACAAATCCGTTTTGTGATAGTTGCAACCGCATTCGCTTGACGGCCAACGGAAAAATAAAAAATTGTCTTTTCTCTAACTCAGAAACCGATTTATTGACCGCTTTTAGAAATGGAGAATCGATTACTGATTTGATTTCAGAATCCATTAAAAATAAAAAGAAAGTTCGCGCAGGAATGGTAAGTGTTTCTGAAATGGATGATCCTAAAAAACATTTTGATAATCGTAGTATGATTGCGATTGGGGGATAA
- the glp gene encoding gephyrin-like molybdotransferase Glp: protein MIKVEEAIAIIEANSTKMPTKLISVSKALGYVLAEKVISPIHMPPFRQSAMDGYAFMHSIRHQYDIAGTLQAGDHSNIKLKSNEAVRIFTGAIVPDNADTVVMQEHVMANKDSILIATMPEKLSNVRQKGEQIAKDDIVFEANTLITPAAIGFLACLGIMEVEVYKKPKVAILVTGNELVQPGKKLKKGKIFESNSVMLEAALETIGIKKTKVYRVKDNLKATKSALKSILKKYDVVLISGGISVGDYDFVKEALLQNGVQELFYKINQRPGKPMFFGSKNETLVFALPGNPASSLTNFYIYVSPAIKNKLGFSNIHKTKVVRKLNSEIKNSTGKTLFLKAKYDETKVTVLDGQSSAMLNTFAVANSLLIVPEDAQEYKKGQLVTLLPID from the coding sequence ATGATTAAAGTAGAAGAAGCCATAGCGATTATTGAAGCTAATAGCACCAAAATGCCAACCAAATTAATTTCGGTTAGCAAAGCGTTAGGATATGTTTTGGCAGAAAAAGTAATTTCACCAATCCACATGCCGCCGTTTCGACAGTCTGCAATGGATGGATATGCTTTTATGCATAGTATTCGACATCAATATGATATTGCTGGGACTTTGCAGGCGGGAGATCATTCAAACATAAAATTAAAGTCAAACGAAGCAGTACGAATATTTACTGGTGCTATTGTTCCCGATAATGCAGATACTGTTGTTATGCAGGAACATGTAATGGCAAACAAAGATTCGATTTTGATTGCCACAATGCCTGAAAAACTTTCAAACGTTCGCCAAAAAGGAGAACAAATTGCAAAAGACGATATAGTTTTTGAAGCCAATACTTTAATCACACCCGCAGCAATTGGATTTTTAGCTTGTTTAGGAATCATGGAAGTTGAGGTTTACAAAAAACCGAAAGTAGCCATTTTAGTAACCGGAAACGAATTAGTACAACCAGGAAAAAAACTAAAAAAAGGAAAGATTTTCGAAAGTAATTCGGTTATGCTAGAAGCAGCTCTGGAAACTATTGGAATCAAAAAAACGAAAGTTTACAGAGTAAAAGATAATTTGAAAGCCACAAAAAGCGCGCTTAAAAGTATTTTAAAAAAATATGATGTTGTTTTAATTTCTGGCGGAATTTCAGTTGGCGATTATGATTTTGTAAAAGAAGCTTTGTTGCAAAACGGCGTTCAAGAATTGTTTTATAAAATCAATCAGAGACCGGGAAAACCAATGTTCTTTGGCTCAAAAAATGAAACTTTAGTTTTTGCTTTGCCTGGAAACCCAGCTTCATCGTTGACGAATTTTTACATTTACGTTTCGCCCGCAATTAAAAACAAATTAGGATTTTCGAACATTCATAAAACAAAAGTAGTACGTAAATTAAATTCGGAGATTAAAAATAGTACAGGAAAAACATTATTCTTAAAAGCAAAATATGACGAAACAAAAGTCACTGTTCTCGACGGACAAAGTTCAGCAATGCTAAATACTTTTGCCGTTGCAAATAGTTTGCTTATTGTTCCAGAAGATGCTCAGGAATATAAAAAAGGGCAATTAGTAACATTATTGCCGATAGATTAA
- a CDS encoding lysozyme inhibitor LprI family protein, with protein sequence MFSQKHVDYTGETEIYEAYDKADKELNKVYNQLKKKLGTKDQTALVLAQKDWIKFRDSNCKFKCYPEGYGGVISDKMYADCRMQLTLTRSKELKSLLKGF encoded by the coding sequence ATGTTTTCTCAGAAGCATGTCGATTATACAGGCGAAACAGAAATTTATGAGGCTTATGATAAAGCAGATAAAGAATTGAATAAAGTTTATAATCAGCTGAAAAAGAAATTAGGGACAAAAGATCAGACAGCTTTAGTTCTTGCTCAAAAAGACTGGATAAAGTTTCGAGATTCAAATTGTAAATTTAAATGCTATCCTGAAGGTTATGGCGGCGTTATTTCGGATAAAATGTATGCAGATTGCAGGATGCAGCTGACTTTAACTAGATCTAAAGAATTGAAAAGTTTATTGAAAGGTTTTTAA
- a CDS encoding 4Fe-4S dicluster domain-containing protein codes for MNLTNFNTNEEFFVDMQRCIGCKACEMACAECETNGQQTLISVNYVDRSSTIQTTVQVCMHCEDPVCANVCPADAISQDEFGVVHTANTERCIGCSNCVMACPFGVPKKVEEYDLMMKCTMCYDRTSVGKKPMCATVCPSGALFYGTREQIEEMRPNSTPINNFIFGQEKVKTKVNIMMPKGSTELRIY; via the coding sequence ATGAATTTGACCAATTTTAATACAAACGAAGAGTTTTTTGTAGATATGCAGCGCTGCATTGGCTGCAAAGCCTGCGAAATGGCCTGCGCCGAATGTGAAACCAACGGTCAGCAAACCTTAATAAGTGTAAATTATGTAGATCGTTCGTCGACGATCCAAACCACAGTTCAGGTTTGCATGCACTGCGAAGATCCGGTTTGTGCCAATGTATGTCCAGCTGATGCCATTTCACAAGACGAATTTGGGGTAGTACATACCGCAAACACAGAAAGATGCATAGGATGTTCAAACTGCGTTATGGCTTGTCCTTTTGGAGTGCCTAAAAAAGTCGAAGAGTACGATTTGATGATGAAATGTACAATGTGCTACGACAGAACAAGCGTTGGTAAAAAACCAATGTGTGCTACAGTTTGCCCAAGCGGAGCATTGTTTTATGGAACAAGAGAGCAAATCGAAGAAATGAGACCAAACAGCACACCAATTAATAACTTCATTTTTGGACAGGAAAAAGTCAAAACAAAAGTCAATATTATGATGCCAAAAGGAAGTACAGAATTAAGAATTTATTAA
- the moaCB gene encoding bifunctional molybdenum cofactor biosynthesis protein MoaC/MoaB: MVDITHKISSLRVATATAIVKVSRQETIDAVVNNLVPKGNVCEMAKTAGLFAVKNTHLSIPDCHPLPIEYTAVEYNIEGLEIHIIFKVKTVYKTGVEVEAMHGASIVALTMYDMLKPIDKEIEISTIKLINKEGGKSSFKNKFPNVIKAAVFVCSDSIFAGDKEDRSGKVIVEKLDSYGVETSHYEIIPDELDIIQEKTKAFAKENQLVIFTGGTGLSPRDVTPEALEPLLESRIPGIEEAIRNYGQQRMPYAMLSRTVAGTLGKTVVLALPGSTNGARESMDAVFPHLLHVFHILKGKNHDSL; the protein is encoded by the coding sequence ATGGTAGATATTACCCATAAAATAAGCTCTTTAAGAGTCGCAACCGCAACGGCAATTGTAAAAGTCAGCAGACAGGAAACAATTGATGCTGTGGTGAATAATTTAGTGCCAAAAGGAAACGTCTGTGAAATGGCAAAAACTGCTGGATTGTTTGCGGTAAAAAACACGCATTTATCAATTCCAGATTGTCATCCGCTTCCAATTGAATATACTGCTGTTGAATATAATATTGAAGGTTTAGAAATTCATATTATTTTTAAAGTTAAAACCGTTTACAAAACCGGAGTTGAGGTTGAAGCTATGCACGGCGCATCCATCGTGGCATTGACAATGTACGATATGCTAAAACCGATTGATAAAGAAATCGAAATTTCTACGATTAAATTAATAAACAAAGAAGGCGGAAAATCGTCTTTTAAAAATAAATTCCCGAACGTAATTAAAGCTGCAGTTTTCGTTTGTTCCGATTCGATTTTTGCTGGAGATAAAGAAGATCGTTCTGGAAAAGTCATTGTTGAAAAATTGGATTCGTATGGAGTTGAAACTTCACATTACGAGATTATTCCAGACGAGTTGGATATTATTCAGGAAAAAACTAAAGCTTTCGCTAAAGAAAATCAGCTGGTAATTTTTACTGGTGGAACAGGTTTATCCCCAAGAGATGTTACTCCAGAAGCTTTGGAGCCATTATTAGAAAGCAGAATTCCAGGAATCGAAGAAGCTATTCGCAATTACGGACAACAGAGAATGCCTTACGCAATGTTATCTAGAACAGTTGCAGGAACTTTAGGAAAAACTGTAGTTTTAGCTTTGCCAGGATCAACAAACGGCGCAAGAGAATCTATGGATGCTGTTTTTCCGCACTTGCTGCACGTTTTTCATATTTTAAAAGGAAAAAACCATGACAGCCTCTAA
- a CDS encoding MoaD/ThiS family protein → MIEVKYFGAIAEKTKCEFEELSFSEELSLQKLLQDLNAKYEFESLTFSVAVNQKIVSKVSDYVLQTSDVVALLPPFAGG, encoded by the coding sequence ATGATTGAGGTAAAATATTTTGGAGCTATCGCTGAAAAAACGAAATGTGAATTCGAAGAATTATCTTTTTCTGAAGAATTATCCTTGCAAAAACTATTGCAGGATTTGAACGCAAAATATGAGTTCGAATCACTGACTTTTAGCGTTGCTGTAAATCAAAAAATAGTTTCAAAAGTTTCAGATTACGTTTTGCAAACAAGTGATGTTGTTGCTTTATTGCCACCATTTGCAGGAGGTTAA
- a CDS encoding rubredoxin: MELTRLIVKGGVISPGELREVVNIALEGGLDSISFGSRQDIIFPQGFKTLDKTTLGKHHFVYPDQKSGNNIVSSYVSTDIFRNTNWLTGNRFLYVLEEFKEQPKLKVNITDPKQQLVPLFTGHLNFIASEHEDYWYLYIRLPKWEKMEVYPVLIYSWDLAKIYYEIEKISEEDTSADIELLFTLVSEALDTNNRTIDKPLNIPFYPFPYYEGMNRMGIDQYWLGLYWRNNQYDLDFLKEMCDLCFECKIGKICITPWKSFIIKGIPKDRKLEWEKFLGKRGINVRHSLLELNWHLPVAMEWALNLKTFLVRTLDQFDISTYGLNFGISEYNRDGHYFTSIIIEKNELPAALESIKIRDTYNVLFAKNFDPNTREYIVHSQDIDKLELPTILIELSRKYFEELGNTTTETTENQQKKEKPQLDIYQCQECLTLYNSEYGDETQGIPKGVLFENLPETYCCSLCEAPKSNFIVLELVKQ; the protein is encoded by the coding sequence ATGGAACTAACAAGATTAATAGTAAAAGGAGGCGTTATTTCGCCAGGTGAACTTCGAGAAGTGGTAAATATTGCTTTGGAGGGAGGTTTAGATTCCATTTCGTTTGGTTCTAGACAGGATATTATTTTTCCTCAAGGTTTTAAAACATTAGACAAAACTACTTTAGGAAAACATCATTTTGTTTATCCCGACCAAAAAAGCGGTAATAATATTGTTTCTTCTTATGTTTCTACAGATATTTTTAGAAATACAAACTGGCTTACCGGGAATCGTTTTTTGTATGTTTTGGAAGAATTTAAAGAACAGCCCAAATTAAAAGTCAATATAACCGATCCGAAGCAGCAATTGGTTCCTTTGTTTACTGGGCACTTAAACTTCATTGCTTCAGAACATGAAGATTACTGGTATTTATACATTCGTCTGCCCAAATGGGAAAAAATGGAAGTTTACCCTGTTTTAATTTACAGCTGGGATCTTGCTAAAATTTATTATGAAATAGAAAAAATTTCTGAAGAAGATACTTCTGCTGATATCGAACTGTTGTTTACTTTGGTTAGCGAAGCTTTAGACACTAATAACAGAACCATCGATAAGCCATTGAATATTCCATTTTATCCATTTCCATATTACGAAGGAATGAATCGAATGGGAATTGATCAATATTGGCTCGGATTATACTGGAGAAATAATCAGTACGATTTGGATTTTCTGAAAGAAATGTGCGATTTATGTTTTGAATGTAAAATTGGAAAAATCTGCATTACGCCTTGGAAATCTTTCATTATAAAAGGAATTCCAAAAGACCGAAAACTAGAATGGGAAAAATTTCTTGGCAAAAGAGGAATCAACGTTCGTCATTCTTTATTAGAACTAAATTGGCATTTGCCAGTTGCAATGGAATGGGCTTTAAACCTAAAAACATTTCTAGTTCGTACGCTGGATCAATTTGATATTAGCACTTACGGATTAAATTTTGGAATTTCAGAATACAATCGTGACGGGCATTATTTCACTTCGATTATTATCGAAAAAAATGAACTTCCAGCCGCTTTAGAATCGATTAAAATTAGAGATACTTACAATGTTTTGTTTGCTAAAAATTTCGATCCAAATACGCGCGAATATATTGTGCATTCTCAAGATATAGACAAATTGGAACTGCCAACTATTTTAATTGAATTGAGCAGAAAATATTTTGAAGAATTAGGAAACACAACTACCGAGACCACTGAAAATCAACAAAAAAAAGAAAAACCGCAATTAGATATTTATCAATGTCAAGAATGTTTGACGCTTTACAATTCCGAATATGGAGATGAAACACAGGGAATTCCGAAAGGTGTTCTGTTTGAAAATCTTCCAGAAACGTATTGCTGTTCTTTGTGTGAAGCTCCGAAAAGCAATTTTATAGTTTTAGAACTGGTTAAACAATAA
- a CDS encoding DUF6755 family protein, producing the protein MSTFRRSQNRANPNKLNNILSTLIFILILNVSIQIWLLYASLNNALENNKEILIPAFIASSILFFIGFAWLYYLPKGNFRNK; encoded by the coding sequence ATGAGTACTTTTAGACGAAGCCAGAATCGCGCTAACCCTAATAAGCTGAACAATATACTTTCGACACTTATTTTTATTTTGATTTTAAATGTAAGTATTCAAATCTGGCTTTTATATGCTTCTTTGAATAATGCATTAGAGAATAACAAAGAAATTTTAATTCCTGCATTTATAGCTTCTTCAATCTTATTTTTTATTGGATTTGCTTGGTTGTATTATCTTCCAAAAGGTAATTTTAGAAATAAATAA